A genome region from Oryzias melastigma strain HK-1 linkage group LG12, ASM292280v2, whole genome shotgun sequence includes the following:
- the LOC112163072 gene encoding uncharacterized protein KIAA2026 — translation MYQDVTDQITASCIQLHSKDLALVNQRSGSWEIPSGIMSSQSKWLDRSSGDTTQVKPEDGLHNGSCETEAALGGVADHLSACHNGISEFSNSDILLPEVCISSNGNSFEEDMNYEVQQAYKIFSCLLLDKYKGLTSPFFHPTDDEETREGIEGVQGRVQSQLGQSMCLQRIKEKFINKEYETITEFVGDFRQILENCYRCHGVDHWISKQGQKLEIMLEQKLTLLSRPLREKTTLTVTSKGRFGNDEERGSGSSSTRRRLAPRSLTTITVGGHESVMVQTLRLEEQQRAKEEKRQRELEKKEAGEMSAKEVEEWEQSLLSQAIPQSVDTLWELPAIGHFLCLAQTALNLPEIVFFELERCLLMPRCSLLLSKVMSSLLSPPHRRATLHRRPALPYRRWESELRQRVLGWYRTVGSSRNQPHRAEQLGLCHQFFCVLGEESPLEDRPFHLLPFYQRVWLLKGLCDHVYETQKDVQDTVLAQPIHECRESILGYDSKENAYIHFPHFCGADLRIYCQQPSSPPAFPFPSKLVKRVEFGLGLENEANKYGGACDATFMESEDYGKKTVETHVGFKTENGDTEESAMKIHLWPAAMTNVSESGSSGGLVCEDSKVDLKTHTNSIPLKRSCHFGAIDSKTGLNKDILDDKKQSKWEQRPSMDHNIKEETQASHMNVGEHSYTGRSPACSENLGSPPKFLELRIEDTCPIHGTESLPSSDCWKKKTGSVTFAEHACVCEKSDLATKLSPRNAQKSREDLLNDKMWTKKRKHKKEPAEEPLLKKEHKQLQHEDAPFQTKASKSVVSATTKRKDKKKSKTVTGKETECEKKIKAESLPESSFKLVCSSLGDLRELISRIEDELDDLESTKKRLGRWFNRREAVKDLHSTLIRLLNELTPWEPKLVKAYHRNRLRLKKEFDDFKRNPEYNNFIREECVSSSSSDDDYDDEEMSTERNLCERLKEEEMEHVPRGLWSGANTREFDAEKTATHMPLNHLKPHLSCSEMPNVTSKDSISPLTSANQWATTSPILHPTSGLPKGYTPIPTLLAKSVGNKVTLMKRPPDVQNISLSDGQSKRPLVSLSPAVSVMSHISNAQSCSTSSQQNLQQIKTQSPQNVQILGQAGITKTLEAKPSQAEPKTPVQVMKMGEGTDHAVRKDKRISMNTLISSDVDQNPTEKQIQQLVILPSNLLVKKPEAKVSSSKGIHLGGSKVTSPIFISTDVSGFTIPETKIPVQRVPPLKDTKTMKTPPVFSNLSQGGLNKGGSKGIFNVQASMAGVSAPSPITTISSAVSTEMAKATDPKQELKTVCIRDSQSILVTTRGGNTGIVKVQTSSDQNALGSFPTCPVITISPQFKAFLISKTASTLSDPSTFQASTTSVSTETSAPMTQKLLSDVPSTATSSVHMRDPSSIPVKDLVNQAKGTAVAPSQDSGSSAGSAVEAKMLQSAAGSCLAVSTSKNPVASSTSSSGNPQSILRETTRRTGVKLTSTEERSCASKHILVNSPSSSKPTVVSPKSPPSCTKPVPSTRVTFVPQPSSTNLTGNVPKLVIGVSSSGWTSTTSFLSQAPKMGSSPTLPVASISSEASFNTKNIALSSGVQNQLTGKTTSIGQNIGAPSHFSSNSASGTGSYTSTTTTGLVSVTSVVSATGSSIQLGTCSFLTTSSPSQSISSISVISSKKISTSNATALPAGNMSGNNLGTPASILSTSSVHTTTPFGSSTGPTPQFVTNSNPLSMKASSQFLQTKTQTPLPIASTTCTQSSTSDPGTIQQRIILNTSTPLTAGTQIVLNNARFVVPSQGLGPGSHVFIITSPAPQVPVVGSTGTGPSAVSKVVSSLASVLPQTAAKLPETNSLLTTDSKWQDGTPQISSFKLGGTHSLGSTLIPSTTNVVSALPRIPPAHPSNATVPSVVPTPQASSPARLSKPTFVSPILSSSICSTSKSSAVAAPLSKLSGTLSPLPILSSLPVGALLKPILTVPAHLSSPDVTNSPAVRCSLPAQQMATLSQTLQPQQMAVKITTPSAVHLQGSVDIGLGSTSVKKLMPVALPMIGGTQTQVVPTVTVPPIVSRMQTLPVATVPPIGSTARTFENVHVVPASPPSTSTMISSAQPITSLLTKKQPLVTGTNQALGKHFVGASALDILTGGASKLLISPDGAVLGTVQCQVSPAELDAPVISSNSPTGARKTREATLQSQQADTK, via the exons ATGTATCAGGATGTGACGGATCAAATCACAGCATCTTGTATCCAGCTTCACAGCAAGGACTTAGCTTTGGTAAACCAACGCTCAGGATCTTGGGAAATTCCCTCTGGGATAATGTCTTCACAATCCAAGTGGTTGGACCGCAGCTCTGGAGACACCACCCAAGTCAAACCTGAAGATGGTCTTCATAACGGTTCCTGTGAAACTGAAGCTGCGCTCGGAGGGGTTGCGGATCACCTTTCTGCGTGCCACAATGGAATATCCGAGTTTTCCAACAGTGACATTTTACTGCCCGAGGTCTGCATCTCTTCCAACGGCAATAGTTTTGAGGAGGATATGAATTATGAGGTCCAGCAAGCCTATAAGATATTCAGCTGCTTACTTCTTGACAAGTACAAAGGACTCACCAGCCCATTCTTCCATCCCACCGACGATGAAGAGACTCGAGAGGGAATTGAAGGAGTCCAGGGCCGGGTTCAGTCACAACTTGGACAGTCCATGTGCTTGCAGAGGATAAAGGAGAAATTTATCAACAAGGAGTATGAGACCATCACAGAGTTTGTTGGAGACTTCAGGCAAATATTAGAGAACTGCTACCGCTGCCATGGAGTGGATCACTGGATCTCCAAACAAGGTCAAAAGTTAGAAATCATGCTGGAGCAGAAGCTTACACTGCTGTCCAG ACCACTGCGAGAGAAGACCACTCTTACTGTGACTTCAAAGGGGCGTTTTGGCAACGACGAGGAACGGGGCTCTGGGAGTTCCTCCACAAGAAGGAGACTGGCTCCTCGCAGCCTGACTACAATTACTGTCGGAGGCCACGAGTCTGTCATGGTACAGACACTACGCCTGGAAGAGCAGCAGAGGgctaaagaggagaaaag ACAACGGGAGCTTGAGAAAAAAGAGGCAGGAGAAATGTCAGCTAAGGAGGTGGAAGAGTGGGAGCAGAGCTTGCTGTCGCAGGCTATCCCCCAATCGGTGGATACACTTTGGGAACTCCCTGCTATCGGGCATTTTCTCTGCCTCGCTCAGACCGCCCTCAACCTTCCTGAGATAGTTTTTTTTGAGCTGGAGCGTTGTTTGCTAATGCCAAGATGCAGCCTCCTTCTCTCCAAAGTTATGTCTTCCTTGCTGTCCCCACCTCATCGAAGGGCCACTCTTCACCGCCGGCCCGCTCTGCCGTACCGCCGCTGGGAGTCAGAGTTAAGACAGCGCGTTTTGGGCTGGTATAGAACTGTTGGATCCTCACGCAATCAGCCACATCGAGCCGAGCAGCTTGGACTTTGCCATCAGTTTTTTTGCGTCCTAGGGGAGGAAAGTCCTTTGGAGGATAGACCCTTTCACTTGCTACCCTTCTACCAGCGAGTCTGGCTTCTGAAAGGACTCTGCGACCACGTGTATGAGACGCAAAAGGATGTACAGGACACTGTGTTGGCCCAACCTATCCACGAATGTCGGGAGTCTATTTTGGGCTATGACAGCAAAGAAAATGCCTACATACATTTCCCACACTTCTGTGGGGCAGATCTGAGAATCTACTGCCAGCAGCCCAGCTCACCCCCAGCATTTCCCTTTCCATCTAAACTAGTGAAAAGGGTAGAGTTTGGACTAGGGCTAGAGAATGAGGCAAATAAATACGGGGGAGCATGTGATGCAACATTCATGGAGTCTGAAGATTATGGGAAAAAGACAGTCGAGACTCATGTAGGTTTCAAAACGGAGAATGGAGACACAGAAGAAAGTGCAATGAAAATTCATTTGTGGCCTGCAGCGATGACAAATGTGTCCGAATCTGGGTCTTCTGGTGGTTTGGTCTGTGAAGACTCCAAAGTAGACTTAAAAACACATACCAACTCCATTCCCCTTAAAAGGAGTTGTCATTTTGGAGCAATCGATTCGAAAACAGGTTTAAATAAGGACATTTTAGATGATAAAAAACAGTCCAAATGGGAGCAGAGACCCTCGATGGATCATAACATTAAAGAAGAAACACAAGCATCTCACATGAATGTGGGGGAGCACAGCTACACAGGCAGGTCACCTGCATGTTCTGAAAATCTGGGCTCCCCACCTAAGTTTTTGGAACTAAGAATAGAAGATACATGCCCCATTCATGGAACCGAATCACTCCCCAGTTCAGATtgttggaaaaagaaaacaggaagtgtcaCATTTGCGGAGCATGCTTGTGTCTGTGAAAAATCAGACCTGGCAACAAAACTGTCCCCCAGAAATGCGCAAAAATCAAGGGAAGACTTGCTGAATGACAAAATGTggactaaaaaaaggaaacacaagaAAGAACCCGCAGAGGAACCGCTTCTGAAGAAAGAGCACAAACAACTTCAGCATGAAGATGCGCCGTTCCAGACCAAGGCTTCCAAGTCTGTGGTCTCTGCaacaaccaaaagaaaagataagaaaaagagtaaaacag TTACAGGAAAAGAAACTGAATGTGAGAAGAAAATTAAAGCTGAATCACTGCCTGAGTCATCATTTAAG TTGGTATGTAGCAGTCTTGGAGATCTGCGAGAGCTCATCAGTAGGATAGAAGATGAGCTTGATGACTTGGAAAGCACAAAGAAAAGATTG GGTCGGTGGTTCAACAGGAGAGAAGCTGTGAAGGATCTCCACAGCACTCTAATTAGACTTTTGAATGAGTTGACTCCCTGGGAGCCCAAGCTTGTGAAGGCTTACCACAGAAACAG GCTACGTCTGAAGAAAGAATTTGATGACTTTAAAAGGAATCCAGAATACAACAATTTTATTCGAGAGGAGTGTGTTTCATCATCGTCGTCAGACGACGACTACGACGATGAAGAAATGTCTACGGAGAGGAATCTGTGCGAAAGATTAAAGGAGGAAGAAATGGAACATGTACCACGAGGCCTTTGGAGTGGAG caaacACCAGAGAGTTTGATGCTGAAAAAACGGCTACCCACATGCCTCTGAATCACCTCAAACCCCATCTGAGCTGCTCAGAGATGCCTAACGTTACTTCTAAAGACTCGATATCTCCGCTCACTTCAGCAAACCAGTGGGCAACTACATCTCCCATCCTCCACCCCACCAGCGGACTTCCTAAGGGTTACACTCCCATCCCCACCCTGCTGGCCAAGAGTGTTGGGAACAAAGTAACCCTGATGAAAAGACCACCTGATGTCCAAAACATTTCCTTGTCAGATGGACAAAGCAAAAGACCTTTGGTTTCTCTCTCTCCTGCCGTGTCAGTCATGTCCCACATTTCAAATGCACAAAGTTGCTCAACAAGTTCTCAGCAGAACCTGCAACAAATAAAGACCCAAAGTccacaaaatgtacaaattctTGGACAGGCAGGAATCACAAAAACATTGGAGGCCAAACCATCCCAAGCCGAACCAAAAACTCCTGTCCAAGTGATGAAGATGGGTGAAGGAACAGATCACGCTGTAAGGAAGGACAAAAGGATCTCAATGAACACGTTAATTAGCTCTGATGTGGACCAGAACCCTACAGAAAAGCAGATCCAGCAGTTGGTGATCTTGCCATCAAACCTTCTCGTTAAAAAACCTGAAGCAAAGGTGTCCTCCTCAAAGGGTATTCACCTTGGAGGTTCAAAAGTGACCAGCCCCATCTTTATATCCACTGatgtgtctgggttcaccattCCTGAGACAAAGATCCCTGTCCAGCGGGTGCCCCCGCTAAAAGATACTAAGACAATGAAGACTCCTCCTGTTTTCTCTAATTTATCTCAAGGAGGTCTAAACAAGGGAGGATCTAAGGGAATTTTCAATGTCCAAGCCAGCATGGCTGGTGTCTCAGCCCCTTCTCCCATCACTACTATTTCCAGTGCAGTTTCTACTGAGATGGCTAAGGCTACAGACCCTAAACAAGAGCTCAAGACTGTGTGTATTCGCGACTCGCAATCCATTCTTGTTACAACTAGAGGAGGTAACACAGGGATTGTCAAAGTCCAGACCTCCTCAGACCAAAATGCACTTGGGTCTTTTCCCACATGTCCAGTCATAACTATTTCTCCTCAGTTTAAAGCATTTCTCATATCCAAAACGGCATCAACTCTCTCTGACCCGTCCACTTTTCAGGCTTCCACCACCAGTGTCTCAACAGAAACAAGTGCACCAATGACCCAAAAGTTGTTGTCAGATGTTCCATCCACTGCCACAAGTTCTGTCCATATGCGAGACCCAAGTAGCATTCCTGTTAAGGACTTGGTAAATCAGGCTAAAGGCACTGCTGTTGCTCCAAGTCAAGATTCCGGttcctctgctggttctgcAGTTGAAGCAAAAATGTTACAGTCTGCTGCTGGTTCTTGTTTGGCAGTATCAACGTCAAAAAACCCTGTTGCCTCATCAACTAGTAGCTCTGGTAATCCCCAATCAATCCTAAGAGAAACCACAAGGAGGACTGGTGTGAAACTAACCAGCACAGAGGAGCGATCCTGTGCAAGCAAGCATATACTGGTCAATTCCCCATCTTCATCAAAGCCGACTGTAGTGTCTCCAAAGAGCCCACCCTCCTGCACAAAACCAGTTCCCAGTACAAGGGTCACTTTCGTCCCCCAGCCCTCATCCACCAACTTAACAGGAAACGTTCCAAAGCTGGTGATAGGAGTCAGCAGCAGTGGGTGGACGTCGACAACTTCGTTTTTAAGTCAGGCTCCAAAGATGGGATCAAGTCCAACTCTGCCTGTTGCCAGCATCAGCTCAGAGGCATCGTTCAACACTAAGAACATTGCTCTGTCCTCAG GGGTTCAAAACCAGCTGACAGGAAAGACGACTTCTATTGGACAAAATATTGGTGCCCCGTcacatttttcttctaattcAGCATCAGGGACAGGTTCCTATACTTCCACCACCACTACTGGACTGGTCTCAGTGACGAGTGTGGTTTCAGCCACAGGCTCTTCTATCCAGCTTGGCACTTGTAGCTTTTTAACCACTAGCTCTCCATCCCAGAGTATCTCATCCATATCAGTGATTTCCTCAAAAAAGATCTCCACGTCTAATGCAACTGCCCTACCTGCGGGCAACATGAGTGGGAACAACCTCGGCACACCTGCAAGTATACTGTCTACCAGTTCTGTTCATACAACCACTCCCTTTGGAAGTAGCACAGGCCCAACACCCCAGTTTGTTACTAACAGTAATCCCTTGAGTATGAAAGCATCTTCACAATTTCTTCAGACTAAAACCCAAACCCCGCTTCCCATTGCATCAACAACTTGCACTCAGTCTTCCACCTCTGATCCTGGCACGATCCAGCAGAGGATAATCCTCAACACCTCTACCCCACTTACTGCTGGCACACAGATTGTCCTAAACAATGCACGCTTTGTCGTCCCGTCCCAGGGTTTGGGTCCAGGCAGTCATGTTTTTATCATAACTAGCCCTGCTCCGCAAGTGCCTGTTGTTGGTTCTACTGGCACTGGACCATCAGCCGTTTCCAAAGTGGTAAGCTCCCTGGCATCAGTTTTACCTCAAACTGCAGCAAAGTTGCCAGAAACAAACTCCTTACTAACCACTGACTCAAAGTGGCAAGATGGCACTCCTCAAATCTCATCGTTTAAACTTGGAGGAACACACAGTCTGGGATCAACACTGATACCCAGTACTACAAATGTAGTCTCCGCCCTTCCTCGCATACCTCCTGCTCATCCCAGTAATGCTACAGTACCCTCTGTTGTTCCAACACCTCAAGCGTCTTCTCCAGCAAGACTGAGCAAACCAACCTTTGTTTCCCCAATTTTGAGTAGTTCCATCTGTTCAACCTCCAAATCTTCAGCAGTAGCCGCTCCTTTATCCAAACTGTCCGGAACTCTATCGCCATTGCCTATATTATCCAGTCTACCGGTGGGTGCCCTACTGAAGCCTATTTTAACAGTTCCTGCCCATCTTTCTTCGCCAGATGTAACAAACTCACCAGCTGTTCGTTGTTCTCTGCCTGCTCAGCAGATGGCAACCCTTAGCCAGACTTTACAACCTCAACAAATGGCAGTTAAAATCACTACACCATCTGCTGTTCACCTACAAGGTTCAGTAGACATTGGCCTTGGAAGCACATCAGTTAAAAAACTGATGCCAGTAGCGCTGCCAATGATTGGTGGAACACAGACACAAGTTGTACCAACAGTGACTGTCCCTCCTATTGTGTCTAGGATGCAGACTTTGCCCGTTGCTACTGTTCCACCAATTGGAAGCACTGCCCGCACCTTTGAAAATGTACATGTGGTGCCTGCATCTCCACCAAGCACCTCTACAATGATCTCATCAGCTCAACCAATCACATCActgctgacaaaaaaacaaccgCTTGTCACGGGGACCAACCAGGCACTCGGAAAACACTTTGTAGGCGCCTCAGCCTTGGATATCCTTACCGGAGGAGCATCGAAGCTCCTCATTAGTCCTGATGGTGCTGTTTTGGGCACTGTTCAGTGCCAGGTCAGTCCAGCAGAGCTGGATGCACCAGTGATTTCTTCCAACAGTCCCACTGGCGCTCGGAAGACACGTGAAGCCACTTTACAGTCTCAGCAAGCAGACACAAAGTGA
- the mlana gene encoding melanoma antigen recognized by T-cells 1 has product MLCNHTDGMPRGDFNIYFTSGRRGNVRAEEAVGIALLVVLLAGLLILGCWYFKKRSGYKIIRTPRSGSPGYSGGHYSEGGPSADNKMALTDFGSFRPVVPNAPPAYEKISSAPLPPPYSP; this is encoded by the exons ATGTTGTGCAATCACACAGACGGGATGCCTCGTGGAGACTTCAACATTTATTTCACCAGTGGTCGAAGAGGAAACGTCAGAGCTGAGGA GGCTGTAGGCATTGCTCTGCTCGTGGTCCTCCTTGCAGGCCTCCTCATCCTCGGCTGCTGGTACTTCAAGAAAAGAAGTGGCTATAAAATCATCCGG ACCCCCAGATCAGGTTCTCCAGGTTACTCAGGAGGTCACTACTCAGAGGGAGGACCCTCAGCTGATAACAAGATGGCTCTCACAGATTTTGGTAGCTTTCGACCTGTG gTTCCTAATGCTCCTCCGGCCTATGAAAAGATTTCTTCAGCCCCACTGCCTCCACCCTACTCTCCCTGA